In one Nostoc sp. KVJ3 genomic region, the following are encoded:
- a CDS encoding S-adenosyl-l-methionine hydroxide adenosyltransferase family protein, translated as MSEKQIAQQRLITFLSDFGDRDTYVGIMKGVIAQINPRLTVIDLTHQIPPQDIAAARFCLMNAYPYFPVGTVHLVVVDPGVGSKRRAIAVEFAQGFLVGPDNGIFSGVLSQSLAMSTTGYAYAAVELTNLNYWRTSQPSNTFHGRDIFAPVAANLASGVPLKQLGQEIDPASLVKLDIDECQQTSNGVVGCIQYIDRFGNLVSNIPANYIQGKTWYVQAAGLNIPGCETYSDVNVGEIIALVGSHGWVEIAINSGNAHLQLQLDWHWSLD; from the coding sequence ATGTCTGAGAAGCAGATAGCTCAACAAAGACTCATAACTTTTCTAAGCGATTTTGGCGATCGCGATACCTATGTAGGCATAATGAAGGGAGTCATAGCCCAAATCAACCCCAGACTGACAGTAATAGACTTAACACACCAAATTCCGCCGCAAGACATCGCCGCAGCCAGATTTTGCCTGATGAATGCTTATCCCTATTTCCCCGTAGGGACAGTGCATCTGGTAGTAGTAGATCCGGGTGTGGGAAGCAAGCGACGAGCGATCGCAGTAGAATTTGCTCAAGGGTTTTTAGTCGGCCCAGATAATGGTATCTTTAGTGGGGTACTTAGTCAAAGTCTGGCGATGTCTACGACTGGCTACGCCTACGCAGCCGTCGAACTTACAAATCTTAACTATTGGCGAACTTCTCAACCAAGTAACACTTTTCACGGTAGAGATATCTTTGCACCAGTGGCAGCTAATCTTGCTAGTGGTGTCCCCCTCAAACAGCTAGGACAAGAAATTGATCCAGCAAGTTTAGTCAAACTCGATATAGACGAGTGCCAGCAAACAAGCAACGGTGTAGTGGGTTGCATTCAATATATCGATCGCTTTGGCAACCTGGTGAGTAACATTCCAGCGAATTACATACAAGGCAAAACTTGGTATGTGCAAGCTGCTGGGTTGAATATACCAGGCTGTGAAACTTACAGTGATGTTAACGTGGGAGAAATAATAGCTTTAGTTGGCAGTCACGGTTGGGTAGAAATTGCCATTAATAGCGGCAATGCTCACTTACAGTTGCAGTTAGATTGGCACTGGAGTTTAGACTAA
- a CDS encoding peptidoglycan DD-metalloendopeptidase family protein — MKRALKKRVKAVLNNNPSSDDAPVELLNVMNPKVNRRVRTKAAMIGLAISMGATSLLVTRQSDQAQAAVPVGSQKATSAIPAVPDTEVKFASTKLESKAVSSASVPENPAIVEPTAVSQVPGLEAKWQVAANGMSLQPPASATFFQATANYKNSTNLKPQVAQGLNNTLAETSFPTVNNLSDSSADGVGSTNASQSAQPQTVATSGAVNSEINAQLKAQQEFALNRLQEKSNRLRKSLAQLRPGETENLSQADMGLAQPTTVAEGTALAQSNTSDDASKAKLISRLKQKAQTSATVPAPVKPTLIASSARTAYEVKPGDTLAAIASKYNTSVSELVKANNLNNPNELQISQQLIIPAGQVGVSVAIQPDVASQPTFVESSKTPKAATSPMNIGSANSYLPTLESPTIADKNSVAVPTPVRAKNQIQANSATDLETAPATAKYYGVGGEDPVPTAFAEMQQPKTPTNKVARVNNSDRLRGLQAEIQRLQQKYRAQQSGNLVVPVAAATETNNTAMLTPVSTPDNFAAPNSAVRPNSVAIPIPVPAPIRSNYSVQPIKPQFSAAVRPIEPVNPEFLPNLGSASQWTPSRTPSGTRVATPPGRVNASDSLGMMRGRTVSPQVIPPLAAVDQYLPRPIDELTPPPSTSTLAYNWPAKGTLTSGFGMRWGRPHKGIDIANSTGTPIAASADGVIEKAGWNSGGYGNVVDIRHPDGSLTRYAHNSKILVQPGQEVHQGQTIALMGTTGHSTGTHCHFEIHPPGKGAVNPIAFLPQNRV, encoded by the coding sequence TTGAAACGAGCATTAAAGAAGAGAGTAAAAGCTGTGTTGAACAATAACCCCAGCAGCGATGATGCCCCGGTAGAACTGCTAAATGTGATGAATCCAAAAGTTAACCGCCGGGTGCGGACAAAAGCTGCCATGATTGGCTTGGCAATCTCTATGGGAGCAACCAGCCTTTTGGTGACTCGACAAAGCGATCAAGCCCAAGCAGCAGTGCCTGTAGGCAGCCAAAAGGCAACCTCAGCAATTCCTGCTGTTCCTGACACTGAGGTGAAATTCGCCTCCACAAAGCTGGAGTCCAAAGCAGTCTCATCAGCGAGCGTGCCGGAAAATCCTGCGATCGTGGAACCAACGGCAGTCTCACAAGTGCCTGGGCTTGAAGCTAAATGGCAAGTCGCGGCAAATGGAATGTCTTTGCAACCTCCAGCATCAGCAACGTTTTTCCAAGCAACAGCGAATTATAAAAATTCCACCAACCTGAAGCCGCAAGTGGCACAGGGATTGAACAATACATTAGCCGAGACTAGTTTCCCAACAGTCAATAATCTGTCTGACTCTAGTGCTGATGGTGTTGGTAGTACAAATGCATCACAATCTGCCCAGCCCCAAACAGTAGCAACATCGGGTGCAGTCAACAGTGAAATAAATGCACAACTTAAGGCGCAACAAGAGTTTGCACTGAATCGCTTACAAGAAAAATCTAATCGGTTAAGAAAGAGCCTGGCACAGTTGCGGCCTGGTGAGACTGAAAATTTATCACAAGCTGATATGGGGTTGGCGCAGCCAACGACTGTAGCTGAGGGAACTGCATTAGCTCAGTCAAACACTTCTGACGATGCAAGCAAAGCGAAATTGATATCAAGGCTAAAACAGAAGGCACAGACAAGTGCAACTGTACCAGCACCAGTTAAACCAACACTGATTGCGTCTTCGGCTCGAACAGCCTACGAAGTTAAGCCTGGAGATACACTAGCAGCGATCGCCAGTAAATACAATACCTCAGTCTCAGAACTAGTTAAGGCAAACAACCTTAACAATCCCAACGAACTGCAAATTAGTCAACAACTAATTATTCCTGCTGGTCAAGTTGGGGTAAGTGTAGCAATTCAACCCGATGTAGCGAGTCAACCCACTTTTGTAGAGTCCAGCAAAACTCCAAAGGCGGCTACCTCTCCAATGAACATTGGTAGTGCAAACTCATATCTACCTACTTTAGAATCACCAACTATTGCCGACAAAAATAGCGTTGCCGTCCCTACACCAGTAAGGGCGAAGAATCAGATTCAGGCAAATAGTGCCACCGACTTAGAAACAGCCCCGGCTACAGCTAAGTATTATGGTGTTGGTGGTGAAGATCCGGTGCCAACAGCTTTTGCCGAAATGCAACAGCCAAAAACACCAACAAATAAGGTAGCAAGGGTAAATAATAGCGATCGTTTGCGGGGCTTGCAAGCAGAAATTCAGAGATTACAGCAGAAATATCGCGCTCAACAGTCTGGTAACTTAGTTGTACCAGTAGCAGCGGCTACCGAAACGAATAATACTGCGATGCTCACTCCTGTTTCTACCCCTGATAATTTCGCAGCACCTAATTCCGCAGTTCGACCCAATAGCGTAGCGATACCAATCCCAGTTCCTGCACCTATTAGGTCTAACTATAGCGTTCAGCCAATTAAGCCTCAATTCAGTGCTGCTGTACGCCCTATCGAGCCAGTAAACCCAGAGTTCTTGCCTAATCTAGGGTCTGCTAGTCAGTGGACTCCTTCTCGCACCCCATCAGGCACACGAGTTGCAACACCTCCTGGAAGAGTAAATGCCTCTGACTCCTTAGGAATGATGCGGGGAAGAACAGTTTCTCCACAGGTAATACCACCTTTGGCAGCAGTGGATCAATATTTGCCCAGACCCATTGACGAATTGACACCTCCTCCATCTACTTCAACCTTGGCTTACAACTGGCCTGCGAAGGGTACTCTCACTTCTGGCTTTGGTATGCGCTGGGGAAGACCGCACAAAGGAATTGATATTGCTAACTCCACTGGCACTCCGATTGCCGCATCAGCTGATGGTGTAATTGAAAAAGCAGGCTGGAACAGTGGAGGCTATGGTAATGTTGTCGATATCCGCCATCCTGACGGCAGTCTGACTCGGTACGCTCATAACAGTAAGATTTTGGTGCAACCAGGTCAGGAGGTACATCAAGGACAAACAATTGCTTTGATGGGTACTACTGGTCATAGCACTGGTACTCACTGCCACTTTGAAATCCATCCACCAGGAAAGGGTGCTGTTAATCCAATAGCCTTCCTACCACAAAATCGCGTGTAA
- a CDS encoding tRNA (cytidine(34)-2'-O)-methyltransferase, which produces MPQVVLVNPQIPPNTGNIARTCAATGTELHLVGPLGFEISDRYLKRAGLDYWPYVKLHYHESLEAFKNIHQERGGRWLGYTVGGNCNYVSFQFQDNDWLLFGSETTGLPPKILSDCDATLYIPMSQPGVRSLNLSVSVAIGLFETRRQLGYLQ; this is translated from the coding sequence ATGCCTCAGGTAGTTTTAGTTAACCCGCAAATCCCTCCTAATACAGGTAATATTGCCCGTACTTGTGCAGCTACAGGTACGGAGTTACATTTGGTCGGGCCTTTGGGGTTTGAAATTAGCGATCGCTACCTCAAAAGAGCGGGCTTAGATTACTGGCCTTATGTCAAATTACACTATCACGAATCGCTAGAAGCCTTTAAAAACATACATCAGGAGCGTGGAGGCAGATGGTTGGGTTATACAGTTGGTGGAAATTGTAATTATGTAAGCTTTCAATTTCAGGATAATGATTGGCTACTATTTGGTAGTGAAACCACGGGCTTACCACCAAAAATTCTGTCAGATTGTGATGCCACCTTGTATATTCCCATGAGCCAACCGGGGGTTCGCAGCTTGAATCTGTCAGTAAGTGTAGCAATTGGCTTATTTGAAACACGCCGTCAGTTAGGCTATTTACAATAG
- the gshA gene encoding glutamate--cysteine ligase, which produces MVLLKGFEIEMYTGTPQGEIVGLSDKIVAALDGFMREPDSRNVEYITQPSHNYENLLCALLRPRRKLRNYLNRLGDYTLIPGSTLSLSGGDRFLRSDPANPYHDYIENTYGTKVVTASVHINVGISDPEVLMRACRVIRMEAPLFLALSASSPFLDGRTTGYHSTRWGLFPQTPSHVPLFASHADHIQWVENQLAAGTMQNVRHLWASVRPNGDRRPYDLNRLELRICDLVTDPIALLAISALLEARLLQIIENPSIDPLTQSTFSADELVTLTADNEAAAAAGSLDAQLRHWEDGRSILARDWISQMYQDVWAIAKQRGFSCFLSPLHKILREGNEAQQWLQLHTVGFDTQRVITQAILATQEREIELEDKLCSSLST; this is translated from the coding sequence GTGGTCTTATTAAAAGGCTTTGAGATTGAGATGTACACTGGCACACCTCAAGGTGAAATCGTCGGTCTCTCCGACAAAATCGTTGCGGCTTTAGATGGATTTATGCGGGAGCCGGACAGCCGTAACGTCGAATACATAACCCAACCATCCCATAATTACGAGAATTTATTGTGTGCCTTGCTTCGTCCCCGGCGAAAATTGCGAAACTATCTCAATCGCTTGGGCGATTACACCCTAATACCAGGCAGTACTTTATCTTTGAGTGGAGGCGATCGCTTTCTGCGTTCCGATCCAGCAAACCCCTATCATGATTACATTGAAAATACCTACGGGACAAAAGTAGTCACAGCAAGCGTCCACATTAATGTCGGTATCAGCGATCCAGAAGTATTAATGCGGGCGTGTCGAGTCATCCGTATGGAAGCACCCCTATTTCTCGCCCTCAGTGCCTCATCTCCCTTCCTGGATGGCAGAACTACTGGCTATCACTCCACTCGTTGGGGACTTTTCCCGCAAACGCCCAGCCACGTACCCTTATTTGCCAGCCACGCCGATCATATTCAGTGGGTGGAAAATCAACTCGCTGCTGGAACCATGCAAAATGTGCGGCATTTGTGGGCATCAGTGCGACCAAATGGCGATCGCCGCCCTTATGACCTAAATCGCCTAGAACTGCGAATTTGCGATTTAGTCACAGATCCCATTGCCTTGCTAGCCATTAGTGCCTTATTAGAAGCCCGCTTGTTGCAAATAATTGAAAATCCCAGCATCGATCCATTAACCCAAAGTACCTTTTCTGCTGATGAACTCGTCACTCTAACTGCTGACAACGAAGCTGCCGCCGCTGCTGGTAGTCTAGATGCTCAACTGCGGCATTGGGAAGATGGTAGAAGCATCTTAGCGAGGGATTGGATTTCTCAAATGTACCAAGATGTTTGGGCGATCGCAAAACAACGAGGCTTTAGCTGTTTCCTTTCCCCTTTGCACAAAATCCTCCGCGAAGGTAATGAGGCTCAACAGTGGTTACAGTTACACACAGTCGGTTTTGACACCCAGCGCGTCATCACCCAAGCTATTCTCGCTACCCAAGAGCGCGAAATTGAACTCGAAGACAAATTGTGTTCTTCTCTATCGACTTAA